The genomic window GCCAGGTAGGGGCCGATGGACTTCTGGCGCCTGGGCTTCTTGCGGCGTTCGATGGGCGCGAACAGGCGCCTGCGCCGCCGGTCCCTGCGCCGGCGGTTGCTGCCGAACACCACGGCAAGCACCAGGATCATGGCGGCCAGGGAGGCCACAATGATGAGGGCGAGGAGGGCGTCGGAGGTCATGGATCGGCCTTCATGGGGCCGTTCGGGTACGGCCCATGGGGATACGAACTGCCAAGGGGGCGGTAGCGTATTTTTTCGCCGATTCCTGCCGGGATCAAGCGGATTCGAACGAATTCAGGGGTTGTAGGCTCCCTGGGGCAGGTTCATGCCCTCGGTGTGGAACCGGTCGCTGGCGTGGAGGTGGTCCAGGAGCTGGGACAGGTTGGCGCCGCTGGGCACCACCGGGACGCCCACCTCCCGCTCCAGCTCGGCCAGGGTCATGTCGTCCAGGAACTGGTTGGAGGGGGTGGGTTCGCTGCCGTCGTCCAGGGCGTACTGGTCGGTGGGGCCGGTGTGGACCCGCAGGGAGGCGCTGGGGATCACCACGGCGTCCACCCAGCGCAGGTTGCCGCCGTGGGCGTCCCGGTCGGCATGGGCGGCATAGGCCAGGTCCCGTCCGCACAGGAGCCCGGCCACCGTGACGCTCGAGCCGAAGGCGTTGTTGGGCGCCGCCACGGCCCGCAGCTCGCTGCCGCACTGGCGGTTCACCTGGGCCAGGGTGCGGTTGAGCACCGGGGCGAAGCTGCTGCCGGTGAGCACCAGCACCTTGCGGCCCTGGAAGTCCATGGCCTTGGGGGTCCGCACGAAGCGGCGGGTGTGCTCCAGGAACTTCCGGACCAGGCCCACCCCGTTTTCCAGCTGGGCCCAGGACTGGGAATAGAAGGCCCGGCCCGGCACCGGGATGTCCGCCCGGGTGAACCACTCGTCGGCCAGCAGCAGCCAGGGCTCGCCGTGGTTGGCCGCCGTATGGCGGCGCACCTCGGGAATCCAGCGCCGGGCCCACGCGGCCGCGAAGGCCGGGTCCACGTCGGGGATGGAGGGCAGGCCGTCCCGGTGGGACGTGAGCCCCACGGGGACGCAGGAGAGGCTCAGCACCCCGCCCTTGCCGGCCCAGGGCCCCTCGGTCTGGAAGGCCCGGCGCTCCCAGAGTTCCCGCACGGTCTTCTCCCACACCTCGCCGTCGTTGATGCCCGGCACCAGCACGGCCTGGGTGTGGATGTCCACGCCCCCCTCCAGGAGCCGGTCGATCTTGCGCAGGATGTTCCCCTCCCGGGGATTGCCCACCACCTTCGCCCGCACCACGGGATCCGTGGCGTGGACGCTCACGTGGATGGGGGAGAGCCGTTCGCGCACGATGCGGTCCAGCTCGGCGTCGTCGCTGGAGGAAAGCGTGCTGAAGTGGCCGTAAAGAAAGGAGAGCCGGATGTCCTCGTCCTTCAGGTACAGGGACTTCCGGTACCCCTTGGGCATCTGCAGCACGAAGCAGAAGATGCAGTTCTGCTTGCACACCTTCACCTGGTCCTGGGCCAGGTCCAGGCCGATGCCGTTCTCGCCGTTCTCCACGACGGCGGTGCCGCGGCTCCCGTCGGGCCGCTTGTAGGCGAGCCGGGTCTCGTCCCGCTGGCTGATGAGGAACTGGTAGCTGAGCTGATCCAGAACCGGTTCCCCGTTGATCTCGAGCAGGGTGTCCCCGGCCCGGAGGCCGGCCTCCCAGGCCAGGCTCTCCGGTTCGACTGAAATGACGAGGACACCCTTTTGCGCCATGGAACTCCCTTGGTTTCCCAGTCTAACCCGGGATCCAAGGGGTCAGGGCCGGGAGCATCGCTCCTTCGCCTGCTCCAGCTTGGCTTCGGTGTAGGGGAACCAATCGGGTTCGGCGTCCGTGGCGCCGTCGTCGATGACCATGCCCTTGTACTCCGTGAACAGGCGCAGGCCGATCTTCCCGTGGTAACGGTTGTGGCCGGACTGCTTGACGCCGCCGAAGGGGATGTCCCGGATGACGTAGTTGACGACCACGTCGTTGATGTCCACGGATCCGGCCCGGAGGCGGTTGGCGATCTTCTGGGCGCGGCGCATGTCGTTGGTGAAGACGTAGGCGTCCAGGCCGTAGTCGTTGTCGTTGGCCAGCTCGATCGCCTCCTCGTCATCCTTCACGGTGCAGATGGGGAGGATGGGGCCGAAGGTCTCCTCCTTCATGATCCGCATGGAGTGATCGACGTTGGTGATCACCGTGGGCTGCCAGTACCAGCCGGCCTGGATGGCCGGGAAGCCCCCCGCCACCAGCTTGGCGCCCTTGTCCAGGGCGTCGTGCAGAAGGGACCGGAGGGTGCTGATGGCTCGGTCGTTGGCCAGGGGGCCGACGTCGGAGGTGGGGTCGTCGCAGGGGCCCAGCTTCAGGACGTTCACCTTGGCGATGACCTTCTCGATGAAGGACCGGCTGATGGACTCGTGGCAGTACACCCGCTTCACCGCGGCGCACACCTGGCCGTTGTTGCAGAAGCGGCCGTACACCGTCGCGTTGGCGGCCCGCTCCAGGTTGGCGTCGGCGCAGACGATCAGCGGGTCGCTGCCCCCCAGCTCCAGGAGGCAGGGCCGCAGGAGGGGCGCCAGCCGGGACTGGAGTTCCCGGCCCACGGACGTGGAGCCCGTGAAGCACACGAAATCCACGCCGGGCGCCGTGGCCACCACCGTGCCCACCTTGCCGGGCCCGTGGACCACCTGGGCCAGCCCCGGCCACTCCGGGAAGGCCTCGGCGAAGAGCTTCTCGATGAGGTCCCCCACCAGGGGCGCCGCGGAGGTGGGCTTGAGGATCACGGCGTTGCCCGCCGCCAGGGCCGCGATGGCCGGGGAAAGGGCCAGCTCGAAGGGGAAGTTCCAGGGGGAGATGACGCACACGACGCCCCGGGGGGCGTAGCGGATGAGGGCCGTCTTGTGCCGTTCCATGCGGGGGGGCAGGTCCACCTTCTCGTCGGCCAGGTAGTTCTCGGCGTGGTGGATGTAATCGTCCAGGTCCTCCAGCACCATGCCCACGTCGAAGTGGAGGGCCTCGAGCAGGGGCTTGCCCATGCTGCGGGAGATGGTTCCGGCGATCTCCGCGGAACGGTCGGCGATGAGGGTCCGCAGCTTGCCCAGGGTGCGCGCCCGCTCCTCCCACCCGGCGAGGCCCCAGGCGTCGGCGGCGCGCCGGGCCCGCTCGACGAAGGTCGGCACCAGGGCCTCGGGGGTCTGGGGAACCGCGCCGATCATCTCGAAGGTGGCGGGGTTCACCGCCCGGGTGACCTGCTGGCGGTACGTGGGGGGTTCGGCCCGCCTTTCGATGCGGGTGCGGGGGTTGAGGGTGCGCTGTTCCATGAGGGAGTCTCCTGCCGGATTCCATGAAGTGAGCCTGAAACGGCCGTTGCCGTCATTTCCTTGTGCAAGGGTTGTGCCGCATGGACTCGGCTTGGGATTTACAGGCATTATCTCTCCGGGCGTGCGATCAAACTGAATCTGAAAATCATATTGATGTAACTAGGGGCCTTCCACGGGCCGGGGGCACTATGAACCTCGCCTAATTGGTCCTTCTCGGAGTAGGGGGGCAGATCCTGGCCGCGCCTGGTTTTCGGGCCTGGTTCGGTATCGAATGACGTCGCAAGGTCTTTTGTCCTGCGTCGGCAAGGGTGCGCAACGTTCCAGACCCGGCTGAGGGGATTCGCGACGAATTCACTCAACGCGGTTGATACTTGGCGCATTACGTAATACAATAACTTACATGAGACGAGATAGCCGATTATCCGGAGTCCTCCACGTCCTACTCCACATGGCGCAGCAGGGTGCCCCTCTGACTTCGGAAGTCCTGGCGAAAGCACTGAACACCAATCCCGTGGTGATCCGCCAGATCATGGCTGGCCTTCGGAACGCGGGGTACGTCCGATCGGAAAAGGGACATGGCGGTGGCTGGACGCTGGCCTGCGGCCTATCGAAGGTGACTCTGCGCGATGTGTACAATGCGCTTGGCTGCCCTTCGCTACTCGCCATCGGCAACCGCACGGATGCGCCCGGCTGCCTTGTCGAACAGACCGTAAATGCCGTACTAAATAAGTCATTTCAGGATGCGGAGGCGCTGCTGCTTTCGCGCCTTGGCGAGGTGACACTCGCGGCGCTGAGCGCCGACGTTTGCAAACGCCTTGCTGCCCGTGGCGGATCACCTCATCTGGAGACGAGCCATGCCTAGACCCATTCACCACCGAAGCAAGGGCCGGGATTGATATGACTGAATTCTGGGAAACGGCTTTTACTGAGAAGCAACTGATATGGGGAAACGAGCCGACCGCCTCCGCCAACCTCGCGAGCGATTACTTCGCTCGAATGGGCATCAAGGATGTCCTTATCCCCGGGGTAGGGTACGGCAGGAACGCCAAGGGGTTCCTGGATCGCGGGATGTCCGTCACCGGGATCGAGATCTCTGACACGGCGATCTCTCTCGCCCGTTCCCAGCTCGGCCTTCAGATCCCCATCCACCACGGCTCGGTAGCGGACATGCCGTACGACAGCAGGCCGTACGATGGCATCTTCTGCTATGGACTCATCCATCTCCTGGATCCAGCGGGACGTGCAAAGCTCATCCAGGACTGCTACCGACAGCTCGCGCCAGGCGGGCACATGATTTTCACCGTCATCTCGAAGAAAGCGCCGATGTATGGGCAAGGAGAAAGGCTGGGCGAGGATTGGTACGAGAGAGGACCCGGCCTGCAGATGTTTTTTTACGACACCGGTTCGGTTGAGCGGGAGTTCGGTCCGCACGGGTTGGTCGCGCTCTCCGAGATCGATGAGCTGATGCCGGGCGGTGGCTCTTTCCCGTTCATCAACGTGTTTTGCATGAAGGGCGAAATGACGTGAACATCGTGAGGCATCGGCACGTTTTCGCGAAAATCAGCGCCGGCGCTAGGTTCTTCTCCCGAACCTGACGAATCGCTGGGATGAAGGGTCGGCCCCAGATGAATTCAGTCCTCCCGGGTCTGTCGGAAATCCATGAAGACCCGTTTACTTTGGTATCCTTGGCGGCATCCCCCGGAGATGCCCCATGCGCCTTGGATCCCTGCTCACCGCCTGCGTCGCCGGCCTGGCCCTCCAGGCCGCCCCGGCCAAGGACGCCACCTTCCAGTCCCTCGCCAGGATCATCGTCGAGGACACCCTGCGGTTCTCCCCGGAGGGCGCCACCCAGTTGGGCGATCACCGCTGGGACGACCGTCTCCAGGACCTCAGCGCCCGGGGCGTCGCCGAGCAGCTCGCCTGGGCGCGGCATATGTCGGGCCTCCTCCGGGGCATCCGGCCGGAGCAGCTCTCGCCTGCCAACCGCGTGGACCGGGAGGTCCTCCTGGACACCCTCGGCGCCACGCTCCAGGACCTCGCGGAGCTGGAGGTCTGGCGCCGGAACCCGCTGATGTACAACCCCGGCGGCGCCCTGGACGGCCTTCTTTCCAGGGACTTCGCCTCCCCGGGCCGGCGGCTGGCCTCCGTGAAGGGGCGGCTGCAGGGGATCCCGGCCCTCCTGGCCGCGGCCCGGGCCAACCTGGACAATCCGCCGCGGATCTTCACCGAGACCGCCATCCAGCAGTTCCAGGGCACCCTGGGCCTGGTGCGGGACGGCGTGACCGAGGCCGCGGCCCAGGCCGGGCTGAAGGAGGACCTGGCGCCGGCCCAGGCCCAGGCGGCCCGGGCGCTGGAGGACTTCATCGCCTGGCTGAAGGCCGATCTCCTGCCGCGGTCCAACGGCGACTTCCGCATCGGCAAGGCTGCGTTCCGCAAGCGCCTTGGCACGACGCTGAGCTCCGGCCTCACGCCCGAGGCCATCCTGGTCCGGGCCGAGGCGAGCCTGAAGGCCATCCACGCCGAGATGGCGGAGGTGGCGCGGCCCCTCCACCGGGCCTGGTTCCCGGACCGGGCCGGAGCCGGCGACCGCGACGCCGTCAAGGCCGTGCTGGACCGCATCGCCGAGCGCCACCCCGACAACGCGACCATCGTCGCCCAGGCCACGCGGGACCTGGCCGAGGCCACCGACTTCGTGCGCGCCCGCGGCATCGTGACCCTCCCCACCAGCCCCGTGCGGGTCAAGGTCACCCCCGAGTACGCCCGGGGTGTCGCCGGGGCCTACTGCGAGACCCCGGGCCCCCTCGAGAAGAACGGCACCACCTTCTACTGCATCGATCCCACCCCCGCCGACTGGAGCCCCGCGCGGGCCGCTTCCTACTTCCGGGAATACAACGACGCCATGCTCAAGGACCTGACGGTCCACGAGGCCATGCCCGGGCACTACCTCCAGGGCGCCATCGCCAACCTCTACCAGGGCCCGACCCTGGTGCGCGCGGTCTTCTCCAGCGGCCTGTTCGCCGAGGGCTGGGCGGTGTACGGGGAGCAGGTCATGGCCCGGATGGGCTTCGGGGGCCCGGAGGTGCGCCTCCAGCAGCTGAAGATGCGCCTGCGGGTGACCATCAACGCCATCCTGGACCAGAAGATCCACACCGCCGGCATGACCGAGGCCCAGGCCCTGAAGCTCATGATGGACGAGGGCTTCCAGGAGGAGGGGGAGGCCGTGGGCAAGTGGAAGCGGGCCTGCCTGACCTCCACCCAGCTCAGCACCTACTTCGTGGGCGCGGCGGAGATGGACGACCTCCGCGCCGCGGCGGAGGCCCGGGCGAAGCGGGAGCGCAAGCCCTTCGATCAGAAGCTCTATCATGATCAGGTACTTGGCTTCGGGACCCTGGCCCCCAAGTTCGTGCGCCGGCTGATGGGGCTGTAGGATTTTCGGGCCGGGGATGTCAGCATAGGAAGTGCCCCCGGAGAAGCCATGAAGTTCCACCCGACCGCCCTCCCCACGGCCCTGCTTCTGGTCCTCGCCTGCTCCCGGCAGCCGCAGGACCTGAAGAAGGGGATGGAGGCCTTCCAGCGCCAGGACTACGCCGCGGCCATGGCCCTCTGGCAGCCGCTGGCGGAAAAGGGCGTCGCCCAGGCCCAGCTGTCGCTGGCGGAGATGTTCGCCCGGGGGGACGGCGTGCCCCGGAACATGGCCGAGGCCGCAAGGTGGTACCGCCTCGCCGCCGAGCAGGGCGTCCTGAAGGCCCAGGTCCAGATGGCCTGGATGTGCACCCAGGGCGAGGCCGTGAAGAAGGACCCGGCCGAGGCCGCGAGGTTCTACCGCCTCGCCGCGGACCAGGGCAGCGCCCTGGCCCAGTACAATCTGGCCGTGATGCTCGACAAGGGCGAAGGCGTGGCCCGCAACCCCGCCGATGCCCTGAAGTACTACCGCATGGCCGCGGACCAGGGGGATCCCAACGCCCAGTACCTCGCGGGCTATTTCTACGCCCGGGGCGACGGCGTCCGGAAGGACCCGGCCCAGGCCGTGGCCCTGCTCACCAAGGCCGCGGGGCAGGGGGTGGCCGGCGCCCAGTCCCTCCTGGGATGGATGTACGAGGCCGGGGAGGGCGTGGCCGCCGATCCGGCCCAGGCCGCCACCTGGTACCGCAAGGCCGCCGAGAAGGGCGACCCCTTGGCGGAAGGCCAGATGGGGGCCATGTGCGCCTCGGGCACGGGCGTCGCCAAGGATCCGGCCCAGGCCGTGAAGTGGTACCGCCTGGCCTCCGAGCACGGCAACCCCGCGGCCCAGGCAGCCCTGGGCTGGATGCTGGAGCGGGGCGAGGGCGCCGGGAAGGACCCGGCCGAGGCCCTTAAGTGGACCCGCAAGGCCGCCGAGCAGGGCAATGCCGACGCCCAGTGCCACCTGGGGGCCCTCCTGGCCAAGGGCGCCGGCCTGCGCAAGGATGCCGCCGAGGCCACCCAGTGGTACCGCAAGGCCGCGGACCAGGGCCTGGCCCAGGCCCAGGCCCTCCTGGGCTCGGCCTTCCTCGTGGGCGAGGGGGTCCCCAAGAACCTCCAGGAGGCCTATGTGTGGTTCCTGCTGGCCAAGGCCGGCGGGGACGCGGCCTCGGCCCAGGTGGTGGAGCGCCTGGAGCGGGACCTTTCGCCCGAGGCGGTGGCGGAAGGGCAGAAGCGGGCTTCGGAGACCTGGAGGAAGCACTCCTAGCGCGGCTCCCAGGCGTGGAACGGCCGCCCAGGCCCTGATCCGTGGACATTGCAGGAATTCGGGATATTGTGACCTTCAACAATCCCTTGGCGTCACCTGGACGCCCTGCGGTCCCGCCGAGGTCCCATGTCCAAAGCCCCATCCCATCCGGAATCAATCCAGGCTTCCTGGCTGGTGGGCGGGGGCGAGATGGGGAAGGCCATCCGGGAGAAGGACTGGTCCCTCACCCCGCTGGGTCCCCTGGAGACCTGGCCGCCGAGCCTGCGCACGACGGTCAGCCTGGTCCTCAATTCCAACTTCCCCATCTCCCTGGCCTGGGGACCCGACCACACCCAGATCTACAACGACGGCTACTGGCCCATCTGCGGCGACAAGCACCCCGAGGCCATGGGCCAGGACTTCTCCGTGTGCTGGGCCTCGGCCTTCCCCGCCATCGGCGACGCCTTCCGCAGCGCCCTGGCCGGCACCACGGCCTTCCTGCGGGACCAGCGCATGTTCCTGGACCGCCTGGGCTTCCTGGAAGAGACCTTCTTCACGTTCTCCTTCAGCCCCATCCGGGACGAAACCGGCGCGGTGGCCGGCCTGTTCCACCCGGTCACGGAGACCACCGGCATCATGCTCGCCGAGCGCCGGGCCCGCATCCTGCGCGACATCGCCGCCCTGGACATCAAGGCCCTGTCGCTGGACGATGCCCTGGCGGCGGCCGCCGGGGCCCTGGGGGAGGCCGCCAACGACGTGCCCTTCGCCCTCTTCTACCGCGCCGGGGATGGGACCGCCACCCTGGTGGCGCGCACGGGCCTGCCGGCGGATCCGGTGGCGTGCCCGGCCCGGGTGGACCTGTCGGTGCCCGACCCGGCCTGGGGCGTGGGCCGCGGCGCTCCGGGCGGAAGCCCGGCCCTGTGCCCTCCGGGCCTGCATGCGGGGCCCTACCCGGAG from Geothrix sp. 21YS21S-2 includes these protein-coding regions:
- a CDS encoding SEL1-like repeat protein, whose translation is MKFHPTALPTALLLVLACSRQPQDLKKGMEAFQRQDYAAAMALWQPLAEKGVAQAQLSLAEMFARGDGVPRNMAEAARWYRLAAEQGVLKAQVQMAWMCTQGEAVKKDPAEAARFYRLAADQGSALAQYNLAVMLDKGEGVARNPADALKYYRMAADQGDPNAQYLAGYFYARGDGVRKDPAQAVALLTKAAGQGVAGAQSLLGWMYEAGEGVAADPAQAATWYRKAAEKGDPLAEGQMGAMCASGTGVAKDPAQAVKWYRLASEHGNPAAQAALGWMLERGEGAGKDPAEALKWTRKAAEQGNADAQCHLGALLAKGAGLRKDAAEATQWYRKAADQGLAQAQALLGSAFLVGEGVPKNLQEAYVWFLLAKAGGDAASAQVVERLERDLSPEAVAEGQKRASETWRKHS
- a CDS encoding bifunctional 2-polyprenyl-6-hydroxyphenol methylase/3-demethylubiquinol 3-O-methyltransferase UbiG, coding for MTEFWETAFTEKQLIWGNEPTASANLASDYFARMGIKDVLIPGVGYGRNAKGFLDRGMSVTGIEISDTAISLARSQLGLQIPIHHGSVADMPYDSRPYDGIFCYGLIHLLDPAGRAKLIQDCYRQLAPGGHMIFTVISKKAPMYGQGERLGEDWYERGPGLQMFFYDTGSVEREFGPHGLVALSEIDELMPGGGSFPFINVFCMKGEMT
- a CDS encoding Rrf2 family transcriptional regulator, producing MRRDSRLSGVLHVLLHMAQQGAPLTSEVLAKALNTNPVVIRQIMAGLRNAGYVRSEKGHGGGWTLACGLSKVTLRDVYNALGCPSLLAIGNRTDAPGCLVEQTVNAVLNKSFQDAEALLLSRLGEVTLAALSADVCKRLAARGGSPHLETSHA
- a CDS encoding DUF512 domain-containing protein, whose protein sequence is MENGENGIGLDLAQDQVKVCKQNCIFCFVLQMPKGYRKSLYLKDEDIRLSFLYGHFSTLSSSDDAELDRIVRERLSPIHVSVHATDPVVRAKVVGNPREGNILRKIDRLLEGGVDIHTQAVLVPGINDGEVWEKTVRELWERRAFQTEGPWAGKGGVLSLSCVPVGLTSHRDGLPSIPDVDPAFAAAWARRWIPEVRRHTAANHGEPWLLLADEWFTRADIPVPGRAFYSQSWAQLENGVGLVRKFLEHTRRFVRTPKAMDFQGRKVLVLTGSSFAPVLNRTLAQVNRQCGSELRAVAAPNNAFGSSVTVAGLLCGRDLAYAAHADRDAHGGNLRWVDAVVIPSASLRVHTGPTDQYALDDGSEPTPSNQFLDDMTLAELEREVGVPVVPSGANLSQLLDHLHASDRFHTEGMNLPQGAYNP
- a CDS encoding DUF885 domain-containing protein, with product MRLGSLLTACVAGLALQAAPAKDATFQSLARIIVEDTLRFSPEGATQLGDHRWDDRLQDLSARGVAEQLAWARHMSGLLRGIRPEQLSPANRVDREVLLDTLGATLQDLAELEVWRRNPLMYNPGGALDGLLSRDFASPGRRLASVKGRLQGIPALLAAARANLDNPPRIFTETAIQQFQGTLGLVRDGVTEAAAQAGLKEDLAPAQAQAARALEDFIAWLKADLLPRSNGDFRIGKAAFRKRLGTTLSSGLTPEAILVRAEASLKAIHAEMAEVARPLHRAWFPDRAGAGDRDAVKAVLDRIAERHPDNATIVAQATRDLAEATDFVRARGIVTLPTSPVRVKVTPEYARGVAGAYCETPGPLEKNGTTFYCIDPTPADWSPARAASYFREYNDAMLKDLTVHEAMPGHYLQGAIANLYQGPTLVRAVFSSGLFAEGWAVYGEQVMARMGFGGPEVRLQQLKMRLRVTINAILDQKIHTAGMTEAQALKLMMDEGFQEEGEAVGKWKRACLTSTQLSTYFVGAAEMDDLRAAAEARAKRERKPFDQKLYHDQVLGFGTLAPKFVRRLMGL
- a CDS encoding aldehyde dehydrogenase family protein produces the protein MEQRTLNPRTRIERRAEPPTYRQQVTRAVNPATFEMIGAVPQTPEALVPTFVERARRAADAWGLAGWEERARTLGKLRTLIADRSAEIAGTISRSMGKPLLEALHFDVGMVLEDLDDYIHHAENYLADEKVDLPPRMERHKTALIRYAPRGVVCVISPWNFPFELALSPAIAALAAGNAVILKPTSAAPLVGDLIEKLFAEAFPEWPGLAQVVHGPGKVGTVVATAPGVDFVCFTGSTSVGRELQSRLAPLLRPCLLELGGSDPLIVCADANLERAANATVYGRFCNNGQVCAAVKRVYCHESISRSFIEKVIAKVNVLKLGPCDDPTSDVGPLANDRAISTLRSLLHDALDKGAKLVAGGFPAIQAGWYWQPTVITNVDHSMRIMKEETFGPILPICTVKDDEEAIELANDNDYGLDAYVFTNDMRRAQKIANRLRAGSVDINDVVVNYVIRDIPFGGVKQSGHNRYHGKIGLRLFTEYKGMVIDDGATDAEPDWFPYTEAKLEQAKERCSRP